The following are encoded in a window of Scophthalmus maximus strain ysfricsl-2021 chromosome 2, ASM2237912v1, whole genome shotgun sequence genomic DNA:
- the rabgef1 gene encoding rab5 GDP/GTP exchange factor isoform X1, producing the protein MKPRSILDCRVAVFRATSLSCPWRFVRHTSRRGGSCSCFMRSVKTTEQSRLSGIMSQRTERRGIHVDQSDLLCKKGCGYYGNAAWQGLCSKCWREEYQRVRQKQIQDDWALAEKLQREEEAAYASSHGAQTQSHAQSTAPHSVHVSLGPFSKFEEKKTNEKTRKVTTVKKFFSPSSRTAPKKETQEGKSSSPSISRHASFDTDQVSKDFVDFLKNLQKPGREIHKQCRAFIVNMSSKKDLSADELSECVQDFYQNMSDRLMGHFKGSSDSVEQVMDQVEKYIMSRLYKSVFCPETSDDENKDLVTQNRIRALHWVTIQMLCVSMDEEIPEVSENVVKAITDIIEMDSKRVPRDKLGCITRCSKHIFSAIRITMNEPASADDFLPALIYIVLKANPPRLQSNIQYITRFCNPSRLMTGEDGYYFTNLCCAAAFIEKLDAQSLNLSPEEFDRYMSGQASPRFNSSEGDWPHAGSAPDVTATNPVLAQLNHNLELLSGLSSKQERLMEAAQSLQADLLSWPESVQREVHGILEKYPLEIQSCTASAIDANNTDNDNLPPPLTPQVFAG; encoded by the exons atgaaaCCGCGTTCCATACTGGACTGTCGCGTCGCCGTCTTCCGGGCTACGTCATTGTCGTGTCCCTGGCGGTTTGTCCGTCATACGTCACGCAGAGGCGGTTCCTGTTCCTGCTTCATGAGATCGGTGAAAACCACCGAACAG TCCAGGTTGTCCGGCATCATGAGTCAGCGGACAGAGCGCCGGGGGATACATGTGGACCAATCAGACCTGCTGTGCAAAAAGGGATGTGGTTACTACGGCAATGCAGCATGGCAGGGTCTGTGCTCCAAGTGCTGGAGGGAGGAGTACCAGCGGGTGCGGCAGAAACAGATCCAGGACGACTGGGCCTTGGCAGAAAA GTTGcaacgagaggaggaggcagcgtaTGCCAGTAGTCACGGCGCACAGACCCAGTCCCACGCCCAGTCCACAGCACCTCACTCCGTACACGTCTCTCTAGGTCCCTTCTCCAAGTTCGAGGAGAAGAAAACCAACGAGAAGACACGTAAAGTGACCACTGTTAAGAAGTTCTTCAGCCCTTCATCCCGCACTGCTCCCAAGAAAG AAACCCAAGAGGGCAAATCATCCAGTCCGTCCATTAGTCGCCACGCCAGCTTCGATACAGACCAAGTGTCCAAGGACTTTGTGGACTTCTTGAAGAACCTCCAGAAGCCCGGCCGGGAGATCCACAAGCAGTGTCGAGCCTTCATAGTCAACATGTCGAGCAAGAAG GATCTAAGTGCTGATGAACTTTCAGAGTGTGTTCAGGATTTCTACCAGAACATGTCTGACCGCTTGATGGGTCACTTCAAAG GCTCTTCAGATTCTGTGGAGCAGGTGATGGACCAAGTGGAAAAGTACATCATGAGTCGTCTGTACAAGAGCGTGTTCTGTCCAGAAACCTCTGACGATGAGAACAAGGATTTGGTCACACAGAACAGGATAAG GGCTTTACACTGGGTGACGATCCAAATGCTCTGTGTGTCCATGGATGAAGAAATCCCTGAAGTCTCTGAAAATGTGGTCAAAGCAATAACAG ATATCATCGAGATGGACTCAAAGAGGGTTCCTCGGGACAAACTTGGGTGCATCACACGCTGcagtaaacacattttcagcGCCATTAGGATCACCATGAATGAGCCGGCCTCCGCTGACGACTTTCTCCCTGCACTCATTTACATTGTGCTCAAGGCTAACCCTCCTCGACTTCAGTCCAACATCCAGTACATCACTCGCTTCTGTAATCCAAGCAGGCTGATGACTGGAGAGGATGGATACTACTTCACCAACttg TGCTGTGCAGCAGCCTTCATCGAGAAGTTGGATGCTCAGTCTCTCAACCTTTCCCCGGAGGAATTTGATCGCTACATGTCGGGCCAAGCTTCACCGCGATTCAACAGCTCAGAGGGTGACTGGCCCCACGCTGGCTCGGCACCTGACGTGACTGCCACCAACCCCGTCCTGGCTCAGCTCAATCACAATCTGGAGCTGTTGTCAGGCCTCAGCAGCAAGCAGGAGAGGCTGATGGAGGCGGCGCAGAGCCTGCAAGCCGACCTCCTCTCCTGGCCTGAGAGTGTACAGCGGGAGGTGCACGGCATCTTGGAGAAATATCCCCTGGAGATTCAGTCTTGCACAGCTTCTGCCATCGACGCCAACAACACGGACAATGACAACCTGCCACCGCCCCTCACCCCCCAGGTGTTCGCTGGGTAG
- the rabgef1 gene encoding rab5 GDP/GTP exchange factor isoform X2: MSNTSDQTSRLSGIMSQRTERRGIHVDQSDLLCKKGCGYYGNAAWQGLCSKCWREEYQRVRQKQIQDDWALAEKLQREEEAAYASSHGAQTQSHAQSTAPHSVHVSLGPFSKFEEKKTNEKTRKVTTVKKFFSPSSRTAPKKETQEGKSSSPSISRHASFDTDQVSKDFVDFLKNLQKPGREIHKQCRAFIVNMSSKKDLSADELSECVQDFYQNMSDRLMGHFKGSSDSVEQVMDQVEKYIMSRLYKSVFCPETSDDENKDLVTQNRIRALHWVTIQMLCVSMDEEIPEVSENVVKAITDIIEMDSKRVPRDKLGCITRCSKHIFSAIRITMNEPASADDFLPALIYIVLKANPPRLQSNIQYITRFCNPSRLMTGEDGYYFTNLCCAAAFIEKLDAQSLNLSPEEFDRYMSGQASPRFNSSEGDWPHAGSAPDVTATNPVLAQLNHNLELLSGLSSKQERLMEAAQSLQADLLSWPESVQREVHGILEKYPLEIQSCTASAIDANNTDNDNLPPPLTPQVFAG, encoded by the exons ATGTCCAACACGAGCGATCAGACA TCCAGGTTGTCCGGCATCATGAGTCAGCGGACAGAGCGCCGGGGGATACATGTGGACCAATCAGACCTGCTGTGCAAAAAGGGATGTGGTTACTACGGCAATGCAGCATGGCAGGGTCTGTGCTCCAAGTGCTGGAGGGAGGAGTACCAGCGGGTGCGGCAGAAACAGATCCAGGACGACTGGGCCTTGGCAGAAAA GTTGcaacgagaggaggaggcagcgtaTGCCAGTAGTCACGGCGCACAGACCCAGTCCCACGCCCAGTCCACAGCACCTCACTCCGTACACGTCTCTCTAGGTCCCTTCTCCAAGTTCGAGGAGAAGAAAACCAACGAGAAGACACGTAAAGTGACCACTGTTAAGAAGTTCTTCAGCCCTTCATCCCGCACTGCTCCCAAGAAAG AAACCCAAGAGGGCAAATCATCCAGTCCGTCCATTAGTCGCCACGCCAGCTTCGATACAGACCAAGTGTCCAAGGACTTTGTGGACTTCTTGAAGAACCTCCAGAAGCCCGGCCGGGAGATCCACAAGCAGTGTCGAGCCTTCATAGTCAACATGTCGAGCAAGAAG GATCTAAGTGCTGATGAACTTTCAGAGTGTGTTCAGGATTTCTACCAGAACATGTCTGACCGCTTGATGGGTCACTTCAAAG GCTCTTCAGATTCTGTGGAGCAGGTGATGGACCAAGTGGAAAAGTACATCATGAGTCGTCTGTACAAGAGCGTGTTCTGTCCAGAAACCTCTGACGATGAGAACAAGGATTTGGTCACACAGAACAGGATAAG GGCTTTACACTGGGTGACGATCCAAATGCTCTGTGTGTCCATGGATGAAGAAATCCCTGAAGTCTCTGAAAATGTGGTCAAAGCAATAACAG ATATCATCGAGATGGACTCAAAGAGGGTTCCTCGGGACAAACTTGGGTGCATCACACGCTGcagtaaacacattttcagcGCCATTAGGATCACCATGAATGAGCCGGCCTCCGCTGACGACTTTCTCCCTGCACTCATTTACATTGTGCTCAAGGCTAACCCTCCTCGACTTCAGTCCAACATCCAGTACATCACTCGCTTCTGTAATCCAAGCAGGCTGATGACTGGAGAGGATGGATACTACTTCACCAACttg TGCTGTGCAGCAGCCTTCATCGAGAAGTTGGATGCTCAGTCTCTCAACCTTTCCCCGGAGGAATTTGATCGCTACATGTCGGGCCAAGCTTCACCGCGATTCAACAGCTCAGAGGGTGACTGGCCCCACGCTGGCTCGGCACCTGACGTGACTGCCACCAACCCCGTCCTGGCTCAGCTCAATCACAATCTGGAGCTGTTGTCAGGCCTCAGCAGCAAGCAGGAGAGGCTGATGGAGGCGGCGCAGAGCCTGCAAGCCGACCTCCTCTCCTGGCCTGAGAGTGTACAGCGGGAGGTGCACGGCATCTTGGAGAAATATCCCCTGGAGATTCAGTCTTGCACAGCTTCTGCCATCGACGCCAACAACACGGACAATGACAACCTGCCACCGCCCCTCACCCCCCAGGTGTTCGCTGGGTAG
- the rabgef1 gene encoding rab5 GDP/GTP exchange factor isoform X3 — MKPRSILDCRVAVFRATSLSCPWRFVRHTSRRGGSCSCFMRSVKTTEQSRLSGIMSQRTERRGIHVDQSDLLCKKGCGYYGNAAWQGLCSKCWREEYQRVRQKQIQDDWALAEKLQREEEAAYASSHGAQTQSHAQSTAPHSVHVSLGPFSKFEEKKTNEKTRKVTTVKKFFSPSSRTAPKKETQEGKSSSPSISRHASFDTDQVSKDFVDFLKNLQKPGREIHKQCRAFIVNMSSKKDLSADELSECVQDFYQNMSDRLMGHFKGSSDSVEQVMDQVEKYIMSRLYKSVFCPETSDDENKDLVTQNRIRALHWVTIQMLCVSMDEEIPEVSENVVKAITDIIEMDSKRVPRDKLGCITRCSKHIFSAIRITMNEPASADDFLPALIYIVLKANPPRLQSNIQYITRFCNPSRLMTGEDGYYFTNLVCLYIFSAVQQPSSRSWMLSLSTFPRRNLIATCRAKLHRDSTAQRVTGPTLARHLT, encoded by the exons atgaaaCCGCGTTCCATACTGGACTGTCGCGTCGCCGTCTTCCGGGCTACGTCATTGTCGTGTCCCTGGCGGTTTGTCCGTCATACGTCACGCAGAGGCGGTTCCTGTTCCTGCTTCATGAGATCGGTGAAAACCACCGAACAG TCCAGGTTGTCCGGCATCATGAGTCAGCGGACAGAGCGCCGGGGGATACATGTGGACCAATCAGACCTGCTGTGCAAAAAGGGATGTGGTTACTACGGCAATGCAGCATGGCAGGGTCTGTGCTCCAAGTGCTGGAGGGAGGAGTACCAGCGGGTGCGGCAGAAACAGATCCAGGACGACTGGGCCTTGGCAGAAAA GTTGcaacgagaggaggaggcagcgtaTGCCAGTAGTCACGGCGCACAGACCCAGTCCCACGCCCAGTCCACAGCACCTCACTCCGTACACGTCTCTCTAGGTCCCTTCTCCAAGTTCGAGGAGAAGAAAACCAACGAGAAGACACGTAAAGTGACCACTGTTAAGAAGTTCTTCAGCCCTTCATCCCGCACTGCTCCCAAGAAAG AAACCCAAGAGGGCAAATCATCCAGTCCGTCCATTAGTCGCCACGCCAGCTTCGATACAGACCAAGTGTCCAAGGACTTTGTGGACTTCTTGAAGAACCTCCAGAAGCCCGGCCGGGAGATCCACAAGCAGTGTCGAGCCTTCATAGTCAACATGTCGAGCAAGAAG GATCTAAGTGCTGATGAACTTTCAGAGTGTGTTCAGGATTTCTACCAGAACATGTCTGACCGCTTGATGGGTCACTTCAAAG GCTCTTCAGATTCTGTGGAGCAGGTGATGGACCAAGTGGAAAAGTACATCATGAGTCGTCTGTACAAGAGCGTGTTCTGTCCAGAAACCTCTGACGATGAGAACAAGGATTTGGTCACACAGAACAGGATAAG GGCTTTACACTGGGTGACGATCCAAATGCTCTGTGTGTCCATGGATGAAGAAATCCCTGAAGTCTCTGAAAATGTGGTCAAAGCAATAACAG ATATCATCGAGATGGACTCAAAGAGGGTTCCTCGGGACAAACTTGGGTGCATCACACGCTGcagtaaacacattttcagcGCCATTAGGATCACCATGAATGAGCCGGCCTCCGCTGACGACTTTCTCCCTGCACTCATTTACATTGTGCTCAAGGCTAACCCTCCTCGACTTCAGTCCAACATCCAGTACATCACTCGCTTCTGTAATCCAAGCAGGCTGATGACTGGAGAGGATGGATACTACTTCACCAACttg GTGTGTCTGTATATTTTTAGTGCTGTGCAGCAGCCTTCATCGAGAAGTTGGATGCTCAGTCTCTCAACCTTTCCCCGGAGGAATTTGATCGCTACATGTCGGGCCAAGCTTCACCGCGATTCAACAGCTCAGAGGGTGACTGGCCCCACGCTGGCTCGGCACCTGACGTGA